GGGGGTCGCCTGGGGGCACCGGCAGAAGCGAAAAGAGGCGTGGGGCCGCTCTGTCGGCGAGAGGAGGCCCTTTTCTCGCCGTTTCCTCCCGCTTTCCCCCCTCGGCTTCCCTCTCATTCTCCATTCCTCCCACCAatcttctcctcctcccctcccagccggccgccatgccgTCGAAGAAGTACGTGGTCCCCGCGCCGTGACGGATGCCATCGCTGCCGccgccacccagccgaagcagaggaagcagagggcaTCGCCGTCCAAGCCCTGGGCATGTCTAGCGCCGACTGGAGGGCGGAAGTTCAGCTCCGGGAGGCTGTCACCActgaccggcggaacagggccaacGCCAAAAAGGCCCGGGACAGCGCGACGCTCACGGCTGCGGtggtggcggagcaggcggagcgctcggccgaacaagccgaggcgactcgcgccgggatgatgaatccacccggcggcCACGGCCCGTATGTGCCCTagagccagcaaagcgtcgggcCTCCGGTCGGCTTCTCGTCGTTGCCACAACCCTGGGGCTGCACGCCgtcgccgggctacgccgacggcgatGCGCATGgcgggttcaaccccaacatcaccttcccccatggtcaccaggcccggcgcacgccctcgcccgccttcgccggcgtgcagtaccctccgtaCACCTATTCACCGCCGGCCTACGCAGCCTCCCGGACGCCACCTCTCCATCGTGGTGTGTTGCCCTTCTCACAAGCGCGCCTCCTCGTCGCATCTCAGCGACACTGACGCGACGGAGGCCGACATGGATGACATCATCACGACCGGCTCGGTCGCCGCCGTGTCCCCCTGGTTCACTGCCAAAGACGACACAATGGACCtcaacggcgacatggacggcgagctcgactATGGCGAGGAGGAGCcaaaggaagaggaggaggagccggcgcctgctccggcggccaggaccggcgagccgcgcatcaagtgggcgtcaaTAGAGGACGAGTGCCTCGttgaagcatggaaagtcgtctgcctcgacctgATCACCAGGATGAACGAACCAGAGATCGACACGTATTGGGACCgtatcaaggccgagttcgacgagcgcaagctcgtccacccctacttcaaaggcgtgcacatgcagcgcgggtcgaaggcaatggcgaaccattgagggctcatccaaacggcgtgcaacaaatggcatgggatcgtcgaggagatcgTGGCTCGCCCGGAGAGCGACACCAGCATCAAGGATCAGGTATAGCATGCCGGCCTCTCCCTTTTCTTTTCGCCTTGTGCGCGCCCGCCGACTGTTGTTCCTCGGCGCAGCTGCTGTGGATGTTCGCCATGTTTCGCCAGGACAGCAGCGACCAAgatttcaagtacctccacgtcttcaagcgggtccagaagtgcgagaagtgggcggatgaCAGGCGCACCCTCGCTAAGGCCAAGGATgcgtacaagccggacgcgccgacgcCAGGCGCGGCCGACGGGCGCCCGAACGGCAACGAagggccaagaaggggaaacacgccgagTCGGCTACCGCACGTGTACAAGACttcatcgagcattgcctcgccgacgcaaGACCCGGGCCGCCCAGCGGAAAGAGaaaaccgaggcgcggtggtcggtgTTGGTGACGAACAGCACTGTCAAGTTCGACCTATTCCGGACCAACGTCATCGCGAAGAaaaggaacaccgacctggctttcctgatgggcggggcggacatgtcgGCGATGGACGAgtaggtcaaggcgtggtacctggcggagcgcggcctcatcctgaaccagatgtCGTCGACGGCGCCGCCAACTCCCACGCCGAAGCCAAcaccgccgccaagcccgagcgatgatgcctccacgacgcccagTATTACAGAAGCCGCAACGACGCCGCCCTACACAGAAGTCGCGCCGACGCCGcccagcccgcgcacgccgactcctcCGATGCCGGAGGGCGTCGACACCGCCGTTTGATGCGCCGAGTCCTTTCTTTTTGCACGCCTAATTTTTCatttgatcgccgaactgtggcaaGGTGATCGCCGAACTATGGCGCTGATCGTCGGACTTGTAGCATTTTTTGAGGACGGGAAATGGACCACGTTTGAATTTGCGACGCCTTAGGGGCGGCACCTGGAGGCGTGGCTGGGACCTACATCGCCCCAGGGCCTAAAAATCGCCTGGCTAGCGCCCGAAAGAGTGCCGACCTTTGCATTGGGGGCCGAACGAGTGAAGATGCTCTTACAACAACTCTAATGCTTCGTCTAGAAAACTTACCGTAAAAGCGGGATGTCTGTAAGTTTTAGGGAAAGTTTCCCAAAAAATAAAACATCTTCCTCTAAATCTATTTTTATTCTATGTTTACGGGATCTACTCTTTTTTCAAACTTCCTATTGATCAGTTACTCTTATGACTGATGGGCCCACCACCGGGGGACCGGGGATTAGGGCATGTGCAACGGTTTAACGGCTCCTGTCTATAATCTCTGTACATGTCAGATTTAGTCTGTACTACAGACATCTTCTACAATGCATCGTCTGTATAGGCCTAAAATTATGGGGAAACTTGAACCGTTTCTTGAAAGAAAACAAACGCGGGTTGCAGATGGGGGGCCTTCCACGGCTGCGTGGGCGgcgtggcggtggcggcgctaCAGCGGCTCCTCGATGGCCGACCGGAGTTCCATGGGAGGCGTCGTCTCCGACTCGATCTACTCCGGTTCGTGCTGGCTACAGTAGCGACTACGGTTGACGCCAATATTGCCTGGATGGACCTGGCGGGTGGGCATGGATCCGGGGAAAACTCCAGGCCGGCGTGGTGGCCGCACCAAAGTCGACGCCCTCGGCGCCgattcccttcctgaaggcttcgGTGTGGATCATACGCCCCCCACCTCTGCCATGAGCACAGGCGAAAGCCTCTGTTCCTCTGTTTGGACGACGATGGCACTTTGGTGTCgtgttccttcctgaaggcgtcgtcTGAGGACTGCTCAGGGTGCTGGAGTTGCTGGTAGTTCGGAGTCGACGCGAGATGGCATGTAGGTGGAGCGGTGTGGCATCAACAGTATCATCGACGGTGGGTCTCAGCggcatggcgcagtggagactcggcgtccgatgcgcggagatggactcgcgcaggaggaggaagttgtctggcgtcgtggtggcgtcgacggtagCTAGACCGTGCAAGGTAGATGCATCAATACAGCTCTGAACATGGATTGGTGGcaagtggctgcggcggcctcatacccggcaggcgtcctggttgagaagcacgcctgactggtgggtgcccatacccggcaggcgtcctggttgagaagcacgcctgactggtgggtgcccatacccggcaggcgtcctggttaggaccttaggtcttagatgttaggtctggctgcgatgtctgtttggtattaggcccaggctatcatcGCCCCTTCATCAAtcggataggtgtagcgacagttgttgcttagatggTGGCTTtaatcttactgttgtatgactttataaggttttgtgagaataattaataaagcgGCTGCATGCATCACCCATGCAgaagccgggggtcatcctccttttttttaaaaaaaataagggAGCGATTAGACGATGGGCAGTTTCTCTCTCGTCCTTCTCTTTCGTCCGTGCAATAAAAAATCCTACGTGGACCTGTTTATAGACAGCTGACTCAACCTTACATGCCCTTACGACTCACCATTCAGTTACCATTCAGCTGTAAAAAAATAGTCCATTCAGCTTCTTGAGCAGTGGCGGCTGCAAAACAGGAAGGCGAAAGACCGGAAGTCGAACCTCCGATTCTCacggcgccggcggcgaggtgagGCGAGGCGAAGTGGCCGAGAAGCATCCAGACGTTCCATCCCATTCCTGTCCCCACTAGTCATTTAAGCGTTTCTTTGCTCCGCAGCGCCGACGACGCCCGCAGCCTGCTCGACGGAATGCCTCCTAGGAAGAAGCGCAAGGGTGCGTTGCCGGTGTGCGCCACCGACCGCATCGGCACCCTCCCCGACCATATCCTCCACCACCTGCTCTCTTTCCTACCAGCGCAGGTGGCTGTGCGGACGTGCGTGCTCGCCCGCCGTTGGTGCGACCTTTGGAGGTCCGCCACAGGCCTGCGCATTGTCGGCCTCGACGACGACGAGAGGCCTGTCCAGGCCCAAGACCTCCGTAAGTTCGTGGACTATCTGCTGGTCCTGCGTGATCGCACGGACCTAGACACTGTTGAGATCAGATTTGACACTTTCCTGGAAGACGACCTGCCCTATGTGAACCTATGGGTCCGTTCTGCTGTGATGTGCAAAGTTCGGGTGCTCACCCTTCATGTATGTGGCGACATTCAATACCTCTGCCTAGATGACCTGCGTCTTGTCTCTCGGCATCTGAGAACGCTGGACCTTCAGGGTGTAGCCCTACAGAAGACCTTCCTTGATTTTGCTAGGTGTCCAGCATTGGAGGATCTGAAGATGGTTAATTGCCTCATCAATGCCAATAAGATATCATCTCGTTCCCTGAAGTATTTGAGCATCACTGATTGCCGCTCTTACTTGGATTGCCGGATCTGTGTTTCTACTCCGGGCCTTGTCTCTCTGGAACTAGATGCGTTTGATGGTTCAACCCCTTTTTCTTGAAAACATGGCATTGCTACAGACTGCATTGTACAGGTGAAAACATGACATCATGTAATCAAATACAATCATATTCATACAGTCGAGTTGTAGGCCGTAGCGTTTGTTTGCCGGTATATTCTCGCACCGTTTCCTTGTAAATAAACCATACCCCCAATATGTACGGTATGCAGAGAAGGCAAATGGCAGACCGTGAAAACAGTCCGACAAAAATCCTACGGGACCACCAGAGTGAtaactccctccatcccaaaataaatgacttcactttgtactaactttagtactcCGGCGGCGTTGTACACGTCACTGCCTCCCAGCAAAAAATGGTGTAGGTCTCGCAAGGTCATAAAAATATCTTAGATCTAAACAAGCCTGGAGCATAGCTCACCATTCAccaaacacacctgaaaatcctcGAATCACAAATTACACAAGCCAATTTAGTATTCACGAATATGTCTGGCCACCACCAAGTGGTCGAGTGCCCGTGTTTCGACAGTGCCCCTCCATTCCACAGTTCTTGCATTTGTTGGGCTTGCGAGGATGTTTTGGTGCATCCCCCGCTCAGGGTATGTTGTCCTTTTGTGTCCTTCGCAACGACATATGCTACGAAACATTGTATGTTTGCTCAGACCTTTGTATGGTGCTTTCTCCCGGCTATTTGTCGGCCTACCAAGACCCCTCTGCTTCTCTGGAGGTGCTAGCCCCTAAAGTGGACTCAATCTGACCGAGATGCACAAACAATCTTGCTGGTCTGCACCACCATTTGCTAAGACTGCAATGTCTCCATTCCCAGTTAACCTGCCTGCGGGCATCACAACCTGACAATCTTCAAATCCCAGACCATCCCTCTTCTCCGCTATTGGCGCACAACTCAACCCCGGTGCTTTCAGACCAGCCGACATGTGCTCGAAGGTTTCAGCAGTTGCATCCTCCATAGCATGCACATACAGAGTCAAATGCCGGCACCTGAAATACTTATTCAGCGTCTTGTTTTTCTGGTAGTGCATGAGATGGCCAGGCAGTATATACCTCGCATCCTTTGTCCGCATCTTCACAATGTGTTTCTCCGGTATCTCCTCGAGTGAAGGACATCAACCTGCATGTGACAAAGATGAACCAGCGAATATCTTAATCTATCAAAGTGAAAACTGAAACAAATATATTTAGTTGAACCACCCAAATTAGTACTGGCATGTATTACCCGTCAGACATGGCAGCAAAGCATTCCCGTATGCTCGAACTGTCCTTGATTGTCACCTCATAAGCCACTCTGGAGGAATAAGCCTCAAACTCACCGATCAACAGCATGTGGTTCACAACTTTGTAGAACTCAGATCTGACCTCGTTCTTCTTCGTGTACAAAGGACCTAGGCTCTCCTTCGCCTTCTTCGGTGTGTGCCACTTGCACCACCGGTGCATGGTGTCCGGATACATTTTGCTAATGGCACCTTCATAGCTATGTTATGATATGCGTAGTTAGACAAATATGAGTCAGCATGGTATATGTATTCCAAATATTATATTGTGAACTGCAACCTAAATACACTGCCCAACCTGTCAGGATAGTTTTCAGGGCGGGGCCTCCCATCATCCGCAGGTACTCCGCGAATACCCACTCAAAACTCGACTTGCTCGACCCTCATCGGCAATCCAGCCAATATAATGCTCTGGAAATGGTTGTTCACTCCAACAAAAGGCCCAGATGGCATGTCGTACAGGTTTGTCCTGTAGGTTGTGTCAAAAAAGTGACGAAATCCCCACATCAAATTCTTGACCCTGCTTTGGCTATCCGCAAGAATTCGATACATTTAGTCTGGCTCACTAGCTACAATGTCAGGAAAAACTCGAAGGTTTTCCTAACATCATCGTCCGCCTGCTCAAGGATTATCTTTCCGCATATGTTCCTCAAAGTCCTCTTAGTGAACAACACTTTCTCAAGAGGTCTGAAGAAACTACTGATGATGTTGTTTTCCAGGGTTCACATTATTTTCCTTTAAGCCGCTACATTTGATCCTCAGTGTAATCATCAATGTGCTTGTGTGAGGGCCAGACCAGTGCACCTTCTCTCCCATTGTCAGTGATTGTGATTCTCATGATGCTCAGTTATGTAGCAGCTACTGCCGAACGCCCGCAAGACCAACTATTTGCCGCCTCTCGCTTGCCCTGCACACCAGAAACCACATGACACAACCCATGCAACTCATTCAGGCCTTCAGAACTGTGGAACAACAAAAACAACATATGAGCAGGTAGTACTCACCGAGTAGCCGCAAATGAGCGTTCAATCTGAACCATACCTAATCCCAATGCCCACCTCCCGCAAATACAAGTTGTACAGTTGTATGCTCGCCAAGGGAGTCGAAACTCAAACCAAGCTTTGGTCTCATTACACTCTTCGTCGGCTCCTCAGCGAATTTGTGGAATTTCTCTAGCTCACTCATCCTCGATGCGCGCAGAGTTCTTTCAGGTGGTGCACTGCCCAGCGGTGACAAAATTCAAACGATGCCATGACACTTCTCCAAAATCCCTGAACAAACATATATTCGAATTTCACTTTTCCCAAATCCCCTGAATATTCCAGCGACACACAAACAAATATTTTGCAGTGGTGAAATCGCACAGCACACACAACTATGCATATGGCTCGCTGGTAAAACAGATAGAACGAAGTAGTGCGGCAGCAGGGCCAAGACTGTGCGGTTGGGCAAGACTGTGCGGCAGCAGGGCcaagggggaccggatctggaTGTTCAAGAGGAAACCTGCAAGTCGCACCAGTCACCGGCGGTCGCAGCAGGGGGCGGGGAGCACCAAAATCGTTGGCCGAAATTTCAGCGCCGCAAATCAAATCAAGGAATCGAAATACGAGCAGCGCGAAGGGGAAACTCATCAGTCCACGGGATCCATCAGGAACACCAACCCTCATCTTCAATCCTTGCGCCACCGAAAGAAGCACAACCTGCCGCAGAAGCAAGGGGACGGGATCTCGCGAACCTCCAGTGGGTCTCAATCCTCATTAACCGACGGAGACGCGTGAACAAATTGCCAAGGCTCGACGGCTCAGGTTTCTCCTGCCATCCTGGTCCACGGCGCAGACCAACCCACACGATCTGATCCACGGCTCACGACCGCCCTACACGGAGAGACGTCCACCGCTTCGAAAATGGCCCACAAGCATGCACTGTTCCATGTCGTATACAACGTGTATCCTTAATATTCTGCGCTATCGGTCGGACGTGTCAGACCGAGTTTTTCCCATCCCAACGCTCGAAGGAACGACAGCGATTTCGGGAGCAGCTGAGCTCGAGCACCGAATCGCTGCTTCGGTTTGGAACCATATTTTTCCACTAGTTAGTTCTAAATAGATTGCCTAACGACTTTCATGGTAGAAAATCGTATATGCATGTACATTCCATTAGCATAGGGTCAATTTACTAGTTTAATTCGAATGCCATGTTGGCTATGATATTGTCTCGGTGGTTGCGTGTGTACTTCTTTTGAAGGAAATATATGTATGTATTTCAACTAATTTGTTTGTAATATGACGGTCCTCGTGTGCATTCAGTGGTCACTGATGGCTGGAGTGGTGCGCCTATGGAACGATTGGGAGGTTCAAATCCTAGTGCTTGTTAGCTTCATGCTGCAATTGGTCCTGCTCATCTTCGCCAGGATGCGGCGGCGGAAAATCTCCATCGTCCCAAGGACCCTCCTCTGGCTAGCATACCTGTTGGCAGACTCCATAGCGATATACATCCTCGGCCACATGTCTTTCTATGGCAAGTCCTATGGACACCAACAGCTCATGGCATTCTGGGCACCGTTCTTGCTGGTGCATCTCGGTGGCCAGGACAACATCACCGCCTACTTCATAGAAGACAGCCAGCTCTGGCCACGCCACCTGCTCTCTTTTGTCGTGCAGTCCGTGGGAGTGGCTTATGTCCTCTACAAGTATGCTGCTGGCAACTGGACCTTGGTCACAGCTGCGACACTGATATTTGTCAGTGGTGTTCTCAAGTACCGGGAGAGAATATGGGCGCTCAAGTCCTCCAGCCTGGAGAACATGAGTAAGTTCCTCGACAGCAGGAAGTTGAGCGAAGCTAAACGAGAACAATATGCGCCATTGGGCCAAAAGGAAAAGTTGGATCCTGAAGAGGTTCTGCAGGGAGCTCATGAACTGCTCCCCATTTGCATGGCTCAGTTTGCGGACTATAAGTTCTGGCCATCCCGATTCCAGAGTGAAGTTGTACAGTTATTAAATGAAAACGATCAAATGTTCGAGTTAGTTGAGATGCAGCTCTCCTTGATGTATGATTTCCTATATACCAAGGCAGTGGTGGCCTTCACATGTTATGGATGCTCCATCCGTGCCATTTCATTAGTTGCCAGCATCACCACTTCCttcctacactagtagaaaacagggctttggtcacagggcagttttc
This region of Triticum aestivum cultivar Chinese Spring chromosome 2D, IWGSC CS RefSeq v2.1, whole genome shotgun sequence genomic DNA includes:
- the LOC123050811 gene encoding putative FBD-associated F-box protein At5g53635; this translates as MPPRKKRKGALPVCATDRIGTLPDHILHHLLSFLPAQVAVRTCVLARRWCDLWRSATGLRIVGLDDDERPVQAQDLRKFVDYLLVLRDRTDLDTVEIRFDTFLEDDLPYVNLWVRSAVMCKVRVLTLHVCGDIQYLCLDDLRLVSRHLRTLDLQGVALQKTFLDFARCPALEDLKMVNCLINANKISSRSLKYLSITDCRSYLDCRICVSTPGLVSLELDAFDGSTPFS